In Sphingomonas psychrotolerans, the following proteins share a genomic window:
- a CDS encoding lytic transglycosylase domain-containing protein has product MIKRTIIAAALLALPATAQADDLTADGRAGAPAAARDGDGVPDQLDAEQRSGYRKVFAAIRAGQWTDAQLLLDSMKPGPLHALARAEIYTAKESPKVELSAIMTLLTEAPDLPQAEQLVRMAKARGAMDTPSLPAAQRLIWFDGAPVRQRARSIKSDTAATSVAIEINPFVKADDGLQAEAVVEKFAADLTPEALTEWQQKVAWIYYVAGDDTNARRIAEKAQLGTGAWVGQADWVAGLATWRQGDCNASADAFERVATRATDTELRSAGFYWASRADMACGRPEKVSGRLKAAAQFGETYYGLLAKAALGIQDKPTKGERFVAEDWRALERRPNVRVAAALSEIDENGLANEVLRHQARFCTPGDHAALSRLAGRLNLAATQLWLSHNGPAGAQPLVQARYPSPNWTPAGGWRVDKALVFAHTLQESRFNAEVRSAAGAMGLMQVKTGAATDVGRRHGVTYAASDLTKPSVNMEIGQSYLEQLRDQPFTGGLLPKVIAAYNAGPTPVALWNTMSKDNGDPLLYIESIPYWETRGYVMTVLRNYWMYENQEGRASTSRSALTQGLWPKFPGLPGAKAVKVGARITSRLPASTQVARGN; this is encoded by the coding sequence GTGATCAAGCGTACCATCATCGCCGCGGCCTTGCTCGCGCTGCCGGCGACTGCCCAAGCCGACGATCTGACCGCCGATGGCCGCGCGGGTGCCCCCGCCGCGGCGCGTGACGGCGACGGCGTGCCCGACCAGCTCGATGCCGAACAGCGCAGCGGCTATCGCAAGGTCTTCGCGGCGATCCGCGCCGGGCAATGGACCGATGCGCAACTCCTGCTCGATTCGATGAAGCCGGGGCCGCTGCACGCATTGGCGCGCGCCGAGATCTACACCGCCAAGGAGTCGCCCAAGGTCGAGCTTTCGGCGATCATGACTCTGCTCACCGAGGCCCCCGATCTGCCGCAGGCCGAGCAACTCGTGCGGATGGCCAAGGCACGGGGCGCGATGGACACCCCCTCGCTTCCCGCCGCCCAGCGGCTGATCTGGTTCGACGGCGCGCCGGTCCGCCAGCGCGCGCGTTCGATCAAGAGCGACACTGCGGCGACGTCCGTGGCGATCGAAATCAATCCCTTCGTCAAGGCCGATGACGGCCTGCAGGCCGAAGCCGTGGTCGAGAAATTCGCGGCCGATCTCACGCCCGAGGCGCTGACCGAATGGCAGCAGAAGGTCGCGTGGATCTATTATGTCGCCGGCGACGACACCAATGCCCGCCGCATCGCCGAGAAGGCGCAGCTGGGCACGGGCGCATGGGTCGGCCAGGCCGATTGGGTCGCAGGGCTCGCGACGTGGCGGCAAGGCGATTGCAACGCTTCGGCCGACGCATTCGAGCGCGTCGCGACCCGGGCCACCGACACCGAATTGCGTTCCGCGGGCTTCTATTGGGCCTCGCGTGCCGACATGGCGTGCGGCCGGCCGGAGAAGGTCAGCGGCCGGCTCAAGGCCGCGGCCCAGTTCGGCGAAACTTATTACGGGCTGCTTGCCAAGGCGGCGCTCGGCATCCAGGACAAGCCCACCAAGGGCGAGCGCTTCGTCGCCGAGGATTGGCGTGCACTTGAACGCCGGCCCAATGTCCGCGTCGCCGCCGCGCTCTCCGAGATCGACGAGAACGGACTCGCCAACGAAGTGCTGCGCCACCAGGCCAGGTTCTGCACGCCGGGCGACCACGCGGCGCTGAGCCGCCTCGCCGGCCGGCTCAACCTTGCCGCGACCCAGCTGTGGCTCTCGCACAACGGCCCCGCCGGCGCGCAGCCGCTGGTGCAGGCACGCTACCCTTCGCCCAACTGGACTCCGGCGGGCGGCTGGCGCGTCGACAAGGCTTTGGTGTTCGCGCACACGCTGCAGGAATCGCGTTTCAACGCCGAGGTGCGCAGCGCGGCGGGCGCGATGGGGCTGATGCAGGTCAAGACCGGCGCCGCCACCGATGTCGGCCGCCGCCACGGCGTGACCTATGCCGCGAGCGACCTGACCAAGCCCTCGGTCAACATGGAGATCGGCCAGTCCTATCTCGAGCAATTGCGCGACCAGCCCTTCACCGGCGGGCTGCTGCCCAAGGTGATCGCCGCGTACAATGCCGGGCCGACTCCGGTCGCCTTGTGGAACACCATGAGCAAGGACAATGGCGACCCCCTGCTCTACATCGAGAGCATCCCGTATTGGGAGACGCGCGGCTATGTGATGACCGTGCTGCGCAATTACTGGATGTACGAGAACCAGGAAGGCCGCGCCTCGACGAGCCGTTCGGCGCTGACCCAGGGGCTGTGGCCCAAATTCCCCGGACTGCCGGGCGCCAAGGCCGTAAAGGTCGGCGCGCGGATCACTTCGCGGCTTCCGGCCAGTACCCAGGTCGCGCGTGGCAATTGA
- the moaB gene encoding molybdenum cofactor biosynthesis protein B — MAIDETIAFRPVRIAVLTVSDTRNLQDDRSGDRLVERLTGAGHELADRAIVRDDVETIVSRLHGWIDDPQIDVILTTGGTGVTGRDITPEALARVRDKEIPGFGELFRWLSYQTIGTSTIQSRATAGVARGTYIFALPGSTGAVTDAWDGILASQLDIRHKPCNFVELMPRLMER; from the coding sequence GTGGCAATTGACGAGACCATCGCGTTCCGGCCGGTCCGGATCGCGGTGCTCACGGTCTCCGACACGCGCAATTTGCAGGACGACCGCTCGGGCGACCGGCTGGTCGAACGGCTGACCGGCGCGGGGCACGAACTCGCCGATCGGGCAATCGTCCGCGACGATGTCGAGACGATCGTCAGCCGGCTCCATGGCTGGATCGACGATCCGCAAATCGACGTGATCCTCACTACCGGCGGCACCGGGGTGACCGGGCGCGACATCACGCCAGAGGCGCTGGCCCGCGTCCGGGACAAGGAGATTCCGGGCTTCGGCGAGCTGTTCCGCTGGCTGAGCTATCAGACGATCGGCACGTCGACGATCCAGTCGCGCGCAACCGCGGGGGTGGCGCGCGGAACCTATATCTTCGCGCTGCCGGGATCGACCGGCGCAGTCACCGACGCGTGGGACGGGATCCTCGCCAGCCAGCTCGACATCCGCCACAAGCCCTGCAACTTCGTCGAGCTGATGCCGCGGCTGATGGAGCGGTAA
- a CDS encoding YbjN domain-containing protein, which yields MRLYMFVGIGLSALGLSVPALAEDARPCGAGLICASNPQTVMAAMEKAGLKPKLSKDGEGDPMIESDESSYHFDVYFYGCEANKNCDSLRFETLFEKAPENTPALADKWNAKKRFLQASVRKDQQFGVAYDVSTMGGLNATNFADVIDWWNSQLSELGSFFKEELNLPDAKADKPAK from the coding sequence ATGCGCCTGTATATGTTCGTTGGCATCGGCCTGTCCGCGCTAGGCCTTTCCGTGCCTGCTCTGGCCGAGGACGCCAGGCCCTGCGGCGCCGGGCTGATCTGTGCGAGCAATCCGCAGACGGTGATGGCGGCGATGGAAAAGGCGGGGCTCAAGCCCAAGCTGAGCAAGGACGGCGAGGGCGATCCGATGATCGAGAGCGACGAATCCTCTTATCATTTCGACGTCTATTTCTATGGCTGCGAGGCGAACAAGAACTGCGATTCGCTGCGCTTCGAGACGCTGTTCGAAAAGGCGCCCGAGAACACGCCCGCGCTGGCCGACAAATGGAATGCGAAGAAGCGCTTCCTCCAGGCCTCGGTCCGCAAAGATCAGCAATTCGGCGTCGCTTATGATGTGTCGACGATGGGCGGGCTCAACGCGACGAACTTCGCCGACGTTATCGATTGGTGGAACTCGCAGCTCAGCGAGCTTGGCAGCTTCTTCAAGGAGGAGCTGAATCTTCCGGATGCGAAGGCCGACAAGCCGGCGAAGTAA
- a CDS encoding YbjN domain-containing protein: MLLAAPLPAAAQEALLDLSTPHGVAKALQDAGYKAEIAKTKDGDSYINSAANGAPFTVNFYNCEPADGCGSIQFYGWYKKKPEFTADLANRWNSRKRFVRVEIDDVGDLGMHLDIATVGKLTKANFADLIDWWNVMTENLSEFLDKEEAERAKKTPAAAQ; encoded by the coding sequence ATGCTTCTCGCTGCGCCGCTGCCGGCGGCAGCGCAGGAGGCGCTTCTCGATCTCAGCACCCCCCACGGCGTCGCCAAGGCATTGCAGGACGCCGGCTACAAGGCCGAGATCGCCAAAACGAAGGACGGAGATTCATATATCAACAGCGCAGCCAATGGCGCGCCATTCACGGTCAACTTCTACAATTGCGAACCGGCCGATGGCTGCGGCTCGATCCAGTTCTACGGCTGGTACAAGAAGAAGCCCGAATTTACTGCCGACCTCGCCAATCGCTGGAATAGCCGCAAGCGCTTCGTCAGGGTCGAGATCGACGATGTCGGCGATCTCGGGATGCACCTCGATATCGCGACCGTGGGCAAGCTTACCAAGGCCAATTTCGCCGATCTGATCGATTGGTGGAACGTGATGACCGAAAATCTGTCGGAATTCCTCGACAAGGAGGAAGCCGAGCGGGCGAAAAAGACACCTGCTGCCGCGCAATGA
- a CDS encoding VOC family protein yields MARISYVELPVKRVGETRDFYAKAFGWAFTDFGPDYSATTGGDVDLGLDGSDDAITQLLPIVEVEDLEAALDSVVAAGGEVTVPIFAFPGGRRFHFRDPAGNVLGVFVNEPGHE; encoded by the coding sequence ATGGCACGGATCAGTTATGTCGAATTGCCGGTGAAGCGCGTCGGCGAGACGCGGGATTTCTATGCGAAGGCGTTCGGCTGGGCATTTACCGATTTCGGCCCCGATTATTCGGCGACGACCGGCGGCGATGTCGATCTCGGGCTTGACGGCAGCGACGACGCGATCACGCAGCTGCTGCCGATCGTCGAGGTGGAGGATCTCGAGGCCGCGCTCGACAGCGTGGTCGCGGCGGGCGGCGAAGTGACGGTGCCGATCTTCGCTTTTCCAGGCGGGCGGCGCTTCCACTTTCGCGATCCGGCGGGCAATGTCCTTGGCGTGTTCGTCAACGAGCCCGGGCACGAATAG